In one window of Prevotella sp. E13-17 DNA:
- a CDS encoding DUF362 domain-containing protein: MTKKTLMLVVMACLLTATSWAKKPATPVVYFTKEISPEALVKIFETLGVEPQGRVAVKISTGEGGNTHYLKPTLIRNLVEKVNGTIVECCTAYGGTRQDPQRHWQTIHEHGFDSIFAVDLMDEFGQIRIPVKDQKHLHYDIVGEHLANYDFMINLAHFKGHAMGGFGGVLKNASIGVASTAGKAYIHSAGKTDDAKLAWNKEYLAAGPTQDDFLESMAAAAQAVHNYFGGKVVYINVMNNMSVDCDCDGHPAKPELQDMGIMASLDPVALDQACLDKVFNYKGKPGDDNKPLIKRINRQHGTYITDYAEKIGLGKKTYTLVNIDK, translated from the coding sequence ATGACAAAAAAAACATTGATGTTGGTTGTGATGGCATGTCTGCTGACAGCAACCTCATGGGCCAAGAAACCAGCAACCCCCGTGGTCTATTTCACCAAAGAGATAAGCCCCGAGGCCTTAGTGAAGATTTTTGAGACGCTTGGCGTCGAGCCCCAAGGACGCGTTGCCGTGAAGATTTCTACCGGCGAGGGTGGCAACACCCACTATCTGAAGCCCACACTCATCCGCAATCTCGTGGAGAAAGTCAACGGCACCATCGTAGAGTGCTGTACGGCCTATGGCGGTACGCGCCAGGATCCTCAGCGCCATTGGCAGACCATCCACGAGCATGGCTTCGATTCCATCTTTGCTGTTGACCTGATGGACGAGTTCGGACAGATACGCATCCCCGTGAAAGACCAGAAGCACCTGCACTATGACATCGTGGGCGAGCATCTGGCCAACTATGACTTCATGATCAATCTGGCCCACTTTAAGGGTCATGCCATGGGCGGTTTCGGCGGTGTGCTGAAGAATGCCAGCATCGGTGTGGCATCTACAGCGGGCAAAGCCTATATCCATTCAGCTGGCAAAACCGACGATGCCAAGTTGGCGTGGAATAAAGAATATCTGGCTGCCGGTCCTACACAGGACGACTTCCTCGAGTCGATGGCTGCAGCAGCGCAGGCCGTGCATAACTATTTCGGCGGAAAGGTGGTCTATATCAACGTGATGAACAACATGTCTGTTGACTGCGACTGCGACGGTCACCCTGCTAAACCCGAGTTGCAGGACATGGGCATCATGGCCTCGCTCGACCCCGTGGCCCTCGATCAGGCCTGTCTTGACAAGGTGTTCAACTATAAGGGTAAACCTGGCGACGACAACAAACCGCTCATCAAGCGCATCAATCGTCAGCATGGCACCTATATCACCGACTATGCAGAGAAGATAGGACTGGGCAAGAAGACATATACTTTGGTAAATATAGATAAGTGA
- a CDS encoding glycosyl hydrolase 115 family protein: MSKPIITFLAALLLSATMSAQNVTLSKTVVDDGFPIVTADAAAPIVVSDNDAEVVKTVAQCLSDDAKAVTGKSLPVKNQLDAGDLPIIAGTLGQSTIIDQLAATGKIDATMVAGKWEVYGLQLVEQPVEGIARALVVYGSTPRGTAYGLFELSRQMGVSPYVWWADVAPAPSDVLYASGQQTLSKEPSVKYRGIFINDEDFALFPWASKGIDKKYNNIGPNTYARVMELLLRLRANTLWPAMHLCSEAFWANKDNLPVAKKYDIMLGSSHCEQMLRDNEWEWRHAPWNGNNEDWNYVTNKAKIQQYWEERVAESADYDGMYTLGMRGVHDWGISGYPSTEDKVRGLTDIIGYQRELLGKYFDDVTKVPQLFIPYKEVLDAYNAGLQVPEDVTLCWVDDNHGYIRQLPKPAEQARSGGNGVYYHLSYWGSPHDYLWIASHSPSLISYELSRAYDQGIRTLWVINVGDIKPAEMELEFCMDLAWDINSWQPADAYRYNRHWAAETFGEELADRIADIKLEYYRLAAGGKPEHVFDVPFSNAEKDQRIADYQALMQQVDELKGSVPDALQDAYFQLIEYPVKGAGNMNIKTFRAAQSLQLAKQGKRDQALDYAAEARQAFRQIVDLTTYYNKSLAGGKWDGMMSYKPRDLMQFGMPETATLSNINSVEVSAKPEAPVTVIPATQYTASNGTFTTLKGVGVSDQGVTVWPLDMNKYSAAQAPYLEYDVPVKAGKNNISVRCLPTFPINTTYDLRVALSIDGRSAQVKSLKTTAMEGKWNQTVLQGYNDATEAYVADADKTVKVRVSLLDPGVVVSDIYVTLPVVEDNTLTESLIENYDFEYNRDCQLNAAGNIGRGVPCGWNQKGTLKKGANGLDSFGVNQDATNYHGNNVCWFNSVPMPEDFELSQTIPAEKLEPGVYRVTCMLWVENSKKTTCRLFANQNVQYYGTESDYTNLLVPGEVNTYAGYAGGTTENIVLRDMEVYVTVGQGESLTLGIKTSNRKNDGTRASDNAGWFKVDYFHIERVSQAPTPSAEDLSLTKSLIANYDFELYSDNGTVKTNTSGDTRRYTPYGWNIAGQFPGQSYGINKDAANAHGTNVSWCLPQGGHFPEGFELYQEIPAEKLTPGRYLVACKLWVEDGYLATTRLFANQNVQYYGMPIDYRNNLTAGENNTFAGYVGGINGNFLLQDMFVYVDIAEGENLRLGIRADGRQSDGTLHPEQKNGWFKVDYFRIHQVDENNNIINTIQHTKSAVMADTKFYTLGGRRVQHPQRGIYVQQGRKTLK, encoded by the coding sequence ATGTCAAAACCAATAATTACTTTTTTAGCGGCATTGTTGTTGTCAGCAACGATGTCTGCACAGAACGTCACGCTCAGTAAAACCGTTGTTGACGATGGCTTCCCCATCGTTACAGCCGATGCTGCGGCTCCCATCGTTGTGTCCGACAATGATGCCGAGGTGGTCAAGACCGTGGCCCAGTGTCTTTCTGACGATGCCAAGGCCGTCACCGGAAAATCACTTCCCGTCAAGAACCAGTTGGATGCTGGCGACCTGCCTATCATCGCTGGCACCCTGGGACAGTCCACCATTATCGATCAGCTGGCTGCCACCGGCAAGATTGATGCCACGATGGTGGCTGGCAAGTGGGAGGTCTATGGCCTCCAGTTGGTCGAACAGCCCGTTGAGGGCATCGCCCGTGCACTGGTGGTCTATGGCTCGACGCCCCGTGGCACCGCCTACGGACTCTTTGAACTCTCACGCCAGATGGGTGTCTCGCCCTATGTGTGGTGGGCCGATGTGGCGCCAGCACCGTCTGATGTGCTCTATGCCAGTGGTCAGCAGACCCTGTCGAAAGAGCCCTCTGTGAAGTATCGCGGCATCTTCATCAACGACGAAGACTTCGCTCTGTTCCCTTGGGCGTCTAAGGGCATCGACAAGAAGTACAACAACATCGGTCCCAACACCTATGCCCGCGTCATGGAACTGCTGTTGCGCTTGCGTGCCAACACGCTGTGGCCTGCCATGCACCTGTGTTCAGAAGCCTTCTGGGCCAACAAGGACAACCTGCCCGTGGCCAAGAAGTACGACATCATGCTGGGCTCCAGCCACTGCGAACAGATGCTGCGCGACAACGAGTGGGAGTGGCGCCATGCCCCGTGGAATGGCAACAACGAAGACTGGAACTACGTCACGAACAAAGCCAAGATTCAGCAGTACTGGGAAGAGCGCGTAGCAGAGAGTGCCGACTACGACGGCATGTACACCCTCGGCATGCGCGGTGTGCACGACTGGGGCATCTCGGGCTATCCCTCAACAGAAGACAAGGTGCGCGGACTGACCGACATCATCGGCTATCAGCGCGAGCTGCTGGGCAAGTACTTCGACGATGTGACCAAGGTGCCGCAGCTGTTCATCCCCTACAAGGAAGTGCTCGATGCCTACAATGCCGGTCTGCAAGTGCCCGAAGACGTGACCCTCTGCTGGGTCGATGACAACCACGGCTACATCCGCCAGTTGCCTAAACCCGCCGAGCAGGCCCGCAGCGGCGGTAATGGCGTGTACTACCACCTGAGCTACTGGGGGTCGCCTCATGACTATCTGTGGATTGCCTCCCATTCACCTTCGCTCATCAGCTACGAGCTGTCACGTGCCTACGACCAAGGCATCCGCACCCTGTGGGTCATCAACGTCGGCGACATCAAACCTGCCGAGATGGAACTCGAGTTCTGCATGGACCTGGCGTGGGACATCAACTCCTGGCAACCTGCCGATGCCTACCGCTACAACCGCCATTGGGCTGCCGAGACCTTTGGCGAAGAACTTGCCGACCGCATTGCCGACATCAAGCTCGAATACTATCGTCTAGCTGCCGGAGGCAAACCCGAACACGTGTTCGATGTGCCTTTCTCCAATGCAGAGAAAGACCAGCGCATTGCCGACTATCAGGCACTCATGCAGCAGGTTGACGAGCTGAAGGGCAGTGTCCCCGACGCCTTGCAGGACGCCTACTTCCAGTTGATTGAGTATCCCGTGAAGGGTGCCGGCAATATGAATATCAAGACGTTCCGTGCTGCCCAGAGCCTGCAACTGGCCAAACAGGGCAAACGCGATCAAGCGCTGGACTATGCCGCCGAGGCACGCCAAGCCTTCCGTCAGATAGTGGACCTCACCACCTATTATAATAAATCATTAGCAGGCGGAAAGTGGGACGGCATGATGAGCTACAAGCCCCGTGACCTGATGCAGTTCGGTATGCCAGAGACGGCCACATTGTCAAATATCAACAGTGTGGAGGTCAGCGCTAAGCCCGAAGCCCCCGTCACGGTGATTCCCGCCACGCAATACACTGCCAGCAATGGCACCTTCACCACCCTTAAAGGTGTGGGCGTGAGCGATCAGGGTGTCACCGTGTGGCCGCTCGACATGAACAAGTACAGCGCTGCCCAGGCACCCTATCTGGAGTATGACGTACCTGTGAAGGCTGGCAAGAACAACATCTCTGTGCGCTGCCTGCCCACGTTCCCCATCAACACCACCTACGACCTGCGAGTGGCGCTGAGCATCGATGGCCGATCGGCTCAGGTCAAGTCGCTGAAGACCACAGCCATGGAGGGCAAGTGGAACCAGACCGTGCTTCAAGGCTACAACGATGCCACTGAGGCGTATGTCGCCGATGCCGATAAAACGGTCAAGGTGCGCGTGTCGTTGCTCGATCCCGGCGTGGTGGTCAGCGACATCTACGTCACGCTGCCTGTCGTCGAGGACAATACCTTGACCGAGTCGTTGATTGAGAACTACGACTTCGAGTACAACCGCGACTGCCAGCTGAATGCCGCCGGCAACATCGGTCGTGGCGTGCCCTGCGGCTGGAACCAGAAAGGCACACTGAAGAAAGGCGCCAACGGTCTGGACTCTTTCGGTGTCAACCAAGACGCCACCAACTATCATGGCAACAACGTGTGTTGGTTCAACTCGGTGCCCATGCCCGAAGATTTCGAACTCTCACAGACCATTCCTGCCGAGAAACTCGAACCAGGCGTTTACCGTGTCACCTGTATGCTGTGGGTCGAGAACTCCAAGAAGACCACCTGTAGGCTGTTTGCCAACCAGAATGTGCAGTACTATGGCACCGAGAGCGACTACACCAACCTGCTTGTTCCCGGCGAGGTCAACACCTATGCCGGCTATGCCGGCGGCACTACCGAGAACATCGTCTTGCGCGACATGGAGGTCTATGTCACCGTGGGGCAGGGCGAATCGCTCACCCTTGGCATCAAGACCAGCAACCGAAAGAACGATGGCACCCGTGCCAGCGATAATGCCGGCTGGTTCAAGGTCGATTACTTCCACATCGAGCGTGTCAGTCAGGCCCCCACACCATCGGCCGAAGACCTGTCGCTCACCAAGTCGCTCATCGCCAACTACGACTTCGAGCTCTATAGCGACAATGGCACGGTGAAGACAAACACCTCGGGCGACACTCGTCGCTACACCCCTTACGGATGGAACATCGCAGGTCAGTTCCCCGGTCAGAGCTATGGCATCAACAAGGATGCAGCCAATGCTCACGGCACCAACGTGTCGTGGTGCTTGCCTCAGGGCGGCCATTTCCCCGAAGGCTTCGAACTCTATCAGGAGATTCCCGCCGAGAAGCTCACCCCTGGGCGCTATCTGGTGGCATGCAAGCTGTGGGTTGAGGATGGCTATCTGGCCACCACCCGCCTGTTTGCCAACCAGAATGTGCAGTATTACGGCATGCCCATTGACTACCGCAACAACCTCACGGCAGGCGAGAACAACACCTTTGCCGGCTATGTCGGCGGCATCAATGGCAACTTCCTGCTTCAAGACATGTTTGTCTATGTCGATATCGCCGAGGGAGAGAACCTGCGCCTGGGTATCCGTGCCGATGGTCGCCAGAGTGATGGCACCCTCCATCCCGAACAAAAGAACGGCTGGTTCAAGGTCGATTACTTCCGTATTCATCAGGTTGACGAAAACAATAACATCATCAATACCATCCAACATACCAAGTCTGCCGTGATGGCCGACACCAAATTCTACACCCTTGGCGGACGTCGTGTCCAGCATCCACAGAGGGGCATCTACGTTCAGCAAGGTCGTAAGACCTTGAAATAG
- a CDS encoding beta-L-arabinofuranosidase domain-containing protein, with translation MSKRLYLLLLAFLSCGPILSQDYSVYHEGLIQSISPKGWLQEFLLRQKNGLTGHPEAMAYPYNSCLWAGDIPRVNENPDAKDWWRYEQTAYYTDGLLRLGYLIKDDTFINKGEQGINYTIANAQTNGRLGNSKIESLWPMAVFFRAMQANYWATGNQDIITALERNYLSLSTDLLVNGRRHICNVEGMLWVYGHTGNSQLLQMAEAAYNRGGFELDAPVASSPDVITMHGVTYAEMLKIPLLLYAYTGKQQYLDIAMNAERKLERDHLLPDGLYSSSEFTAGLDVDNAHETCDITDYTWSLGYFLQVTGQAEWADRIERAVFNAGLGAITKDFKALQYFSSVNQLICTGTSDNNAFKRGSTWMAYRPVHETECCVGNVNRMMPNFASRLWMRGKDDAVVAALYSPSDITLDVNGQSVTISEQTAYPFSDVIRFVIASQSAVTFPLSLRIPGWCQQASLKVNGAAIDMPLTPSTFVTLNRTFHNGDVIELRLPMEVQVCQAANQQGWYVERGPLLFTYAIPQTKVEDTQVYGNMNGKHSDNADFKCWSITPNGPYNYGFDPALLTDESSLTVTTKTIPEGAYPFDLQDAPVTISLPVRQIHWSIQNGRNPFLPGAGNVIATDKTETITLVPYGCTELRLTVFPEVHADDIPDESLLVNPDFEMVDAETYNAGGSEKKKWVPYGWSVQGQLNGESYGINSDAQNPHGDNICWFRMLPFSQDFELYQVVPASKLGAGTYRVRCKLWNNHNQKGNCRLFANQNVQYFGCKDEYANNQVEGESATYAGYGGTPDGMFLLKDMQVYVTLADGEDLRLGIRSDGRKSNGTRASDGTGWFKVDYFRLDKVDGIPADNGDDDLSLTESLIINPDFELAVDGTPNPQGTTSRGCPYGWHLATEFKGTSFGVNSDAVNRHQNNVCWFNNQQGPMPNNFELYQEIPAEKLVPGCYQIRCQLWNESGLFGKCRLFANQSVQYFGTAADYLSNQTEGETATFAGYSGTGTNNLVMHDMVVYVDVAKDENLRFGIRSGNQRGNGTSDGSNSGWFKCDNFRIKRVSESADVPMAVIPSSILHPCAAASPAYSLSGRGEVSRQGIRILRFSDGTYRKVVVK, from the coding sequence ATGTCAAAGCGTTTATACTTACTTTTACTAGCATTCCTATCTTGTGGCCCGATTCTGTCACAAGACTATAGTGTTTATCATGAGGGACTTATCCAAAGCATCTCGCCCAAAGGTTGGTTGCAAGAGTTCCTGTTAAGACAGAAAAACGGCCTCACCGGTCATCCAGAAGCTATGGCCTATCCCTACAACTCATGCCTTTGGGCTGGCGATATACCCCGTGTTAATGAGAATCCCGATGCCAAAGACTGGTGGCGCTACGAGCAGACCGCCTACTACACCGATGGCCTCTTGCGCCTCGGTTATCTGATCAAAGACGACACCTTTATTAATAAAGGAGAGCAAGGCATCAACTACACCATTGCAAATGCCCAAACCAATGGTCGCCTTGGCAACAGTAAGATAGAGTCCCTTTGGCCTATGGCCGTTTTCTTCCGTGCTATGCAGGCCAACTATTGGGCCACGGGCAATCAGGATATTATCACGGCCCTCGAGCGCAACTACCTCAGTTTGAGCACCGACCTGCTCGTCAATGGCCGTCGCCACATCTGTAATGTGGAGGGTATGCTGTGGGTCTATGGCCACACTGGCAATAGTCAGTTGCTGCAGATGGCCGAAGCTGCATATAATCGTGGCGGTTTCGAGCTCGATGCCCCAGTGGCATCCTCACCCGATGTTATCACCATGCACGGCGTTACCTATGCCGAGATGCTTAAGATTCCCTTGCTTCTCTACGCCTATACCGGCAAACAGCAATACCTGGATATCGCTATGAATGCTGAGCGCAAGTTGGAACGCGACCATCTTTTGCCCGATGGTCTCTATTCCAGTTCCGAGTTTACCGCTGGGCTCGATGTTGACAATGCCCATGAGACGTGCGACATCACCGACTACACCTGGTCGCTGGGCTATTTCCTGCAGGTCACTGGTCAGGCCGAGTGGGCCGACCGCATCGAGCGCGCCGTCTTTAATGCCGGTCTGGGTGCTATCACCAAGGACTTCAAGGCCCTGCAGTATTTCTCGTCTGTCAATCAGCTGATATGCACCGGCACGTCAGACAATAACGCCTTCAAGCGTGGCAGCACGTGGATGGCCTATCGTCCGGTCCATGAGACCGAGTGCTGCGTGGGCAATGTCAATCGCATGATGCCCAACTTCGCGTCGCGTCTGTGGATGCGTGGTAAAGACGATGCCGTTGTCGCTGCCCTCTATTCGCCCAGCGACATCACCCTTGATGTCAACGGCCAGTCTGTCACCATCAGCGAACAGACCGCCTATCCTTTCTCCGATGTCATTCGTTTTGTCATCGCTTCCCAGTCGGCTGTCACCTTCCCCTTGTCACTCCGCATCCCCGGCTGGTGCCAGCAGGCCAGTCTCAAGGTCAATGGCGCTGCTATCGATATGCCTTTGACCCCATCCACCTTCGTCACCCTGAATCGCACCTTCCACAATGGCGATGTCATCGAACTGCGCCTGCCCATGGAGGTGCAGGTTTGTCAGGCCGCCAATCAGCAAGGATGGTACGTAGAGCGCGGTCCGCTGCTATTCACCTATGCCATCCCGCAGACCAAAGTCGAGGACACTCAGGTCTATGGCAATATGAACGGCAAGCATTCCGACAATGCCGACTTCAAGTGCTGGAGCATCACCCCCAACGGTCCCTATAACTACGGTTTCGACCCCGCACTGCTCACCGATGAATCCTCGCTCACCGTCACCACCAAAACGATCCCCGAAGGCGCCTATCCTTTCGATCTTCAGGACGCCCCCGTCACCATCAGTCTGCCTGTGCGCCAGATTCACTGGTCCATTCAGAATGGTCGCAACCCCTTCCTGCCCGGTGCTGGCAATGTGATTGCTACCGACAAGACCGAAACCATTACCCTTGTGCCTTATGGTTGCACCGAACTGCGCCTCACCGTGTTCCCAGAAGTACATGCCGATGATATCCCCGATGAATCACTGCTTGTGAATCCCGATTTCGAGATGGTCGATGCCGAGACCTATAATGCCGGCGGTTCCGAGAAAAAGAAATGGGTGCCCTATGGCTGGAGCGTGCAAGGCCAGCTTAATGGTGAGTCGTATGGCATCAACAGCGATGCTCAGAATCCTCATGGTGATAACATCTGCTGGTTTCGCATGCTACCATTCTCACAGGACTTCGAACTCTATCAAGTGGTGCCAGCCTCAAAACTGGGTGCTGGCACCTATCGTGTGCGTTGCAAGTTGTGGAATAACCACAACCAGAAAGGCAATTGCCGACTGTTTGCCAATCAGAATGTGCAGTATTTCGGTTGTAAAGACGAGTATGCCAACAATCAGGTAGAAGGCGAATCGGCTACCTATGCAGGCTATGGCGGAACACCCGATGGCATGTTTCTTCTCAAGGATATGCAGGTTTATGTCACCCTTGCCGATGGCGAGGATCTGCGTTTAGGCATTCGTTCCGATGGTCGTAAGTCAAATGGTACGCGTGCCAGCGATGGAACCGGTTGGTTCAAGGTAGATTATTTCCGCCTTGACAAGGTCGATGGTATTCCTGCCGACAATGGTGATGATGACCTGTCGCTGACCGAGTCACTGATCATCAATCCCGATTTCGAACTGGCTGTCGATGGAACCCCGAACCCCCAAGGCACCACTTCACGCGGTTGTCCTTACGGTTGGCACCTGGCCACCGAATTCAAGGGCACGTCGTTTGGTGTCAACAGTGATGCCGTCAATCGCCATCAGAATAATGTATGTTGGTTTAATAACCAGCAGGGCCCAATGCCCAATAACTTCGAACTCTATCAGGAGATACCTGCCGAGAAGCTTGTTCCCGGTTGCTATCAGATTCGTTGTCAGCTATGGAACGAGAGTGGATTGTTTGGCAAGTGTCGTCTCTTTGCCAATCAGTCGGTACAGTATTTCGGTACTGCCGCCGACTATCTTTCCAATCAGACCGAAGGTGAGACGGCCACCTTTGCCGGCTATAGCGGTACGGGAACCAACAATCTGGTGATGCACGACATGGTGGTCTATGTCGATGTGGCCAAAGACGAGAACCTGCGTTTCGGCATTCGTTCGGGCAATCAGCGCGGCAATGGCACTTCCGACGGCAGCAATTCCGGTTGGTTCAAGTGCGACAACTTCCGCATCAAGCGTGTCAGTGAGTCGGCCGATGTCCCTATGGCCGTCATCCCGAGTTCCATTTTGCATCCTTGTGCAGCGGCCTCTCCGGCCTATTCCTTGTCGGGGCGCGGTGAAGTTTCCCGTCAGGGCATCCGCATCCTTCGCTTCTCCGATGGCACCTATCGCAAAGTAGTGGTGAAGTAA
- a CDS encoding lipopolysaccharide assembly protein LapB — protein sequence MKTIKYLAMSLVLAGFSTTAMAQDGTKADVAAVKEIIKNNPADLDKQLKAYLGKNKKNADNLVDFGRAFYEVKDYDRAANMATMALSAKKNAFGPAYLLLGDIAAMKDDPGAAAQNYEQAILFNREDPEPYRRYASVYRVVDPVGAVNKLEELRTVRPDFPVDALIGHINYLSNRYPEAIEAFEKVPADQMSKMDIIEYGFSAYVSQKYAQGISMLNRGLQLEPKNATLNRLAMYCYTESGQFAEALERADMMFNQIDKDSVKLNYRDYVYYGNALNGAKKHQEAIDVYKLALDQEFDSQDKRAGVIKQLADAYKGIGDFENALKFYDDYLAAVSAPTLNDFADLGRLYVQYASKLEGDAKTANLQKADKIYADLAEKNPDALEYSLFWRGRVGTMLDPDASQGLAQPFYEQLWDIIVAKAEQDKSDVARLKESGNFLMVYYLKIKDDVEKSKVFATKLVEVDPANETAAQIVAI from the coding sequence ATGAAAACGATTAAATATTTAGCAATGAGCCTTGTGCTGGCAGGTTTCAGCACAACGGCAATGGCACAGGACGGCACTAAGGCCGACGTTGCTGCCGTGAAAGAGATTATCAAGAACAATCCCGCCGACCTCGACAAGCAGTTGAAGGCCTATTTGGGTAAGAACAAGAAGAATGCAGACAATCTGGTTGATTTTGGTCGTGCTTTCTATGAAGTGAAGGACTATGACCGCGCTGCCAATATGGCTACAATGGCTTTGTCTGCCAAGAAGAATGCCTTTGGTCCAGCCTATCTGTTGTTAGGCGATATTGCAGCCATGAAGGATGATCCAGGTGCAGCAGCTCAGAACTACGAGCAGGCCATCCTCTTCAATCGTGAGGATCCCGAGCCTTACCGTCGTTATGCATCTGTTTATCGTGTGGTTGACCCCGTAGGTGCTGTTAATAAGCTCGAAGAGCTCCGCACCGTTCGTCCCGACTTCCCTGTTGATGCCCTCATTGGTCACATCAACTACCTGTCAAACCGTTATCCCGAGGCTATCGAGGCTTTCGAGAAAGTACCTGCTGATCAGATGTCAAAGATGGATATCATCGAGTATGGCTTCTCTGCTTACGTGTCTCAGAAGTATGCCCAGGGCATCAGCATGTTGAACCGTGGTCTGCAGCTTGAGCCAAAGAATGCGACGCTGAATCGTCTGGCTATGTACTGTTACACAGAGAGTGGTCAGTTTGCCGAGGCCCTTGAGCGTGCCGATATGATGTTCAATCAGATTGATAAGGACAGTGTGAAGTTGAACTATCGCGACTATGTCTATTATGGCAATGCCCTGAATGGTGCCAAGAAACACCAGGAGGCCATTGATGTTTATAAGTTGGCTCTCGATCAGGAGTTTGACTCTCAAGACAAGCGTGCAGGTGTTATCAAGCAGTTGGCAGATGCCTATAAGGGAATTGGTGACTTCGAAAATGCTTTGAAGTTCTATGACGATTATCTGGCAGCTGTTTCTGCTCCAACCCTGAATGATTTTGCCGATCTGGGTCGTCTCTATGTTCAGTACGCCTCTAAGCTCGAGGGCGATGCCAAGACCGCCAATTTGCAGAAGGCCGACAAGATCTATGCAGATTTGGCAGAGAAGAACCCAGATGCCCTAGAATACTCACTCTTCTGGCGTGGTCGTGTTGGCACCATGCTCGACCCCGATGCTTCTCAGGGACTGGCACAGCCTTTCTATGAGCAGTTGTGGGACATCATCGTTGCCAAGGCAGAACAGGACAAGAGTGATGTTGCTCGTCTGAAGGAGTCAGGCAACTTCCTCATGGTTTACTACCTCAAGATCAAGGACGACGTAGAGAAGTCTAAGGTCTTTGCAACGAAGCTCGTTGAGGTTGATCCTGCCAACGAGACTGCTGCACAGATTGTAGCAATTTAA
- a CDS encoding PstS family phosphate ABC transporter substrate-binding protein, with amino-acid sequence MNRSQFNIIGLSLILGLFLSCGNKPKTDYDYESAAMVFAADESFFPILDEELEIFEALHSQGVLKPIYTNQEEAITKLMKNETWLAFTTRQLSDREMENLKARKFVPRIIPIAYDGLAIIVNNSNPDTCITVKDFARILTGEVSQWKDIYPTSKLGEIDVVFDNAKSSTVTWCVDSILGGKPINSKNIGAVKKSSEVIDWVEKHQNAIGIIGSNWLNDKRDTTNVTFNKNVTVMKVSRMDTATPQNSWRPYQYYLYNGNYPLIRTIYALLNEPRSGVPSGFAHFCRLPKGQLVILRAGLLPIQANMNVREVSVK; translated from the coding sequence ATGAATAGATCGCAATTCAATATTATTGGATTATCTCTAATTTTAGGCTTGTTCCTCTCTTGTGGGAACAAGCCTAAAACTGATTATGACTATGAATCGGCAGCTATGGTGTTTGCCGCCGACGAGAGTTTCTTCCCTATTCTTGACGAAGAGCTTGAGATTTTCGAAGCCCTTCATTCGCAGGGAGTGCTTAAACCTATTTACACCAATCAGGAGGAAGCCATCACAAAGTTGATGAAGAACGAGACCTGGCTTGCTTTCACCACGCGTCAGTTGAGCGATCGCGAGATGGAAAATTTGAAAGCCCGTAAGTTCGTTCCTCGCATCATCCCCATTGCCTATGATGGTCTGGCCATCATTGTCAACAACAGCAATCCTGATACATGTATCACCGTTAAGGACTTTGCACGTATTCTCACGGGCGAGGTCTCTCAGTGGAAAGACATCTATCCAACCTCTAAGTTAGGCGAGATTGATGTGGTGTTCGATAATGCCAAGTCGAGCACGGTTACTTGGTGTGTTGACTCTATCTTGGGTGGAAAGCCCATTAACAGTAAGAACATCGGTGCAGTGAAAAAGAGCAGCGAGGTGATAGACTGGGTAGAGAAACACCAGAATGCTATTGGCATCATCGGGTCTAACTGGCTCAATGATAAACGCGACACTACCAATGTGACATTCAATAAGAACGTCACAGTCATGAAGGTATCACGTATGGACACAGCCACTCCTCAAAACAGTTGGCGTCCTTATCAGTACTACCTATACAACGGCAACTATCCTCTCATTCGTACCATCTATGCTCTGCTCAATGAGCCGCGCAGTGGTGTGCCCTCTGGCTTTGCCCATTTCTGTCGCTTACCCAAGGGACAGTTGGTCATTCTGAGGGCAGGTCTTCTTCCTATTCAGGCCAATATGAATGTGCGGGAAGTGTCGGTGAAATAA